In Pirellulales bacterium, the following proteins share a genomic window:
- a CDS encoding TIR domain-containing protein, with amino-acid sequence MPYDLFVSYAHQDNEGAHAGMVTALVASIRREYEHVAGRPLEVFFDTQSIRGMDDWQQRILVGLRQSRIMLGVLSPAYFASDYCRLEWEEYLHHELAHALPGEGIAPIYVVQHPAFDQYDVQLPMDRWMHNLKRRQYYTCLDWWPQGQAALEQQGARQQIAEICEAIHRRLDYARRRDASPSNLPPYNPRFTGRVNELHQIREQLIRSQVGAIAAMNGLGGIGKSALALVYGHAYGHEYPGGRFWIDCSGLRGLRSKIIDLAAYRGLTIPAAERSQQPEQCWNRVKSLFEQGTATLFILDNLDDAELLSPASRRRSLPHGEHIHVLATSRLQGNALHGIAWLPVDSLLPEDGLDLLTRYRPLGEDSYKDERDAAIEVVYQLGGHALALEVVAVYLAEHPEWTYRRYRDHLREQGISLVEDTAKRNITDATALSLHVEQSLSELLAPTLNALTPLERLLVEHGALLPPDRVPIPWLAAVGQAALPSSADVERSTLADPLADSLRRLERMRLLVPLVDTPLGRMHRIVQEAVRSRLSTQSLVPHEMHLIELARLACQSLKDQWGPSHYWILESLFAFLLPRIDVMPGSVDLAYLTVSGLQQLGRTRESRFLCRRARRCASNQDNGDAKSRRRHFVAIRQLGDQMRLELHPRRAQVLYSEAIAVCGRVDGVSDVEYLGEAATLYRSSANLILSMSTEPQLLEAEALYEKAMRIGEALEEHLQGDIRAHRELAVTCCDFGNWCVRIGKRERAAALYEQYYVRVKQLHEQSPEDNRSRREYAVATGNLGNALMLLGEYPKAEPLLSESVALCTDMQQRLPGDLRSMRDLSVAYHRLGQLYGYMDRLLDSEVLYRRSMEQLFSLSGHVRQPQPDLDRAIECFVSLRRRLGYDEQETRVIVEDAARRYSQPH; translated from the coding sequence ATGCCCTACGACCTGTTCGTCAGCTACGCCCACCAGGACAACGAAGGCGCGCACGCCGGCATGGTGACCGCGCTGGTCGCGTCGATCCGACGCGAATACGAGCACGTCGCGGGCCGGCCGCTGGAGGTGTTTTTCGACACCCAGTCAATCCGCGGCATGGACGATTGGCAGCAGCGGATTCTAGTCGGGCTGCGCCAGTCGCGGATCATGTTGGGCGTCTTATCGCCGGCCTATTTCGCTAGCGACTACTGCCGCCTTGAATGGGAGGAATACCTCCATCACGAGCTGGCCCACGCACTGCCGGGCGAAGGCATCGCGCCGATCTACGTCGTGCAGCACCCGGCGTTCGATCAATACGACGTCCAGCTGCCGATGGACCGCTGGATGCACAATCTCAAGCGCCGGCAGTATTACACCTGCCTCGACTGGTGGCCCCAGGGCCAGGCGGCGCTGGAGCAGCAAGGAGCTCGGCAACAGATCGCTGAAATTTGCGAGGCCATCCACCGGCGGCTCGACTATGCCCGGCGCCGTGACGCGTCGCCCTCGAATCTGCCACCCTACAACCCGCGGTTCACCGGCCGCGTCAACGAATTGCACCAGATTCGCGAACAACTCATTCGCAGCCAAGTCGGTGCGATCGCGGCGATGAACGGGCTCGGCGGCATCGGCAAGAGCGCTTTGGCCTTGGTTTACGGGCATGCTTACGGGCACGAATACCCCGGGGGACGGTTTTGGATCGACTGCTCGGGCCTGCGCGGCTTGCGATCGAAGATCATCGACCTGGCGGCATATCGCGGTCTCACCATACCCGCGGCCGAGCGTAGCCAGCAGCCGGAGCAGTGCTGGAACCGGGTCAAGTCGCTCTTCGAGCAAGGCACGGCAACGCTGTTTATTCTCGATAACCTCGACGACGCCGAATTGCTTTCGCCGGCAAGCCGTCGTCGCAGCCTGCCGCACGGGGAGCACATCCACGTGCTGGCGACCTCGCGCCTGCAGGGGAATGCACTGCATGGCATCGCCTGGCTGCCGGTTGACTCGCTCCTCCCAGAGGACGGTCTCGATCTGCTTACGCGTTATCGGCCACTAGGCGAAGACTCATACAAAGACGAGCGGGACGCCGCGATTGAGGTCGTCTATCAATTGGGCGGTCACGCGCTCGCATTGGAAGTGGTAGCTGTCTATTTGGCCGAGCATCCCGAGTGGACCTATCGTCGCTACCGCGACCATTTGCGCGAACAGGGCATTTCGCTGGTCGAGGACACAGCCAAGCGCAACATCACCGATGCCACCGCTCTTTCGCTGCACGTCGAACAGTCGCTGTCCGAACTGCTCGCACCTACGCTCAATGCCCTCACGCCATTAGAGCGGCTGCTGGTTGAACATGGCGCGCTGCTGCCGCCCGACCGCGTGCCAATTCCATGGCTCGCGGCGGTCGGCCAAGCCGCCTTGCCCTCGTCAGCGGATGTTGAGAGGAGCACGCTAGCTGACCCATTGGCCGACTCGCTACGGCGCCTCGAGCGCATGAGGCTGCTGGTGCCACTTGTTGATACACCATTGGGGCGAATGCACCGCATTGTTCAAGAGGCGGTTCGATCGCGGCTATCAACACAATCCTTGGTGCCACATGAAATGCACTTAATCGAGCTGGCGAGGCTCGCATGCCAATCCCTTAAGGATCAATGGGGCCCATCGCATTATTGGATACTGGAATCCCTTTTCGCATTCCTTTTGCCGCGAATTGACGTCATGCCTGGATCGGTAGATCTAGCATATTTGACTGTCAGTGGCTTACAGCAGCTTGGCAGAACTCGCGAGTCGCGATTCCTATGTAGGCGAGCACGCCGCTGCGCTTCAAACCAAGACAACGGCGATGCCAAGTCGCGCAGGCGGCACTTTGTCGCAATTAGACAGCTTGGCGATCAAATGCGCCTCGAACTGCATCCACGTCGAGCGCAAGTGCTTTACTCCGAGGCAATTGCAGTTTGCGGACGAGTGGACGGAGTGAGCGATGTCGAATATCTCGGCGAGGCTGCGACACTCTATCGATCCTCAGCCAATCTAATCTTAAGCATGAGCACCGAGCCGCAACTGCTCGAGGCTGAGGCCTTATATGAAAAAGCAATGCGCATTGGCGAGGCGCTCGAAGAGCACCTGCAAGGCGACATCCGCGCACATCGCGAACTGGCGGTCACCTGCTGTGACTTTGGAAATTGGTGCGTAAGGATTGGGAAACGTGAACGAGCAGCCGCCCTTTACGAGCAATACTATGTCAGAGTTAAGCAACTTCATGAGCAGAGCCCTGAAGACAATCGGAGCCGACGGGAATATGCTGTGGCAACCGGAAATCTTGGAAATGCCCTAATGCTGCTAGGCGAGTACCCGAAGGCAGAGCCATTGCTCTCCGAGAGCGTAGCTCTTTGCACGGATATGCAGCAGCGATTGCCAGGAGACCTGAGGTCAATGCGTGATCTCTCCGTCGCGTATCATCGCTTGGGCCAGCTTTATGGTTACATGGATAGATTACTCGACTCTGAAGTCCTGTATCGGAGATCGATGGAGCAACTGTTCAGCTTGTCTGGTCACGTGCGTCAGCCCCAACCAGATTTAGACAGGGCTATTGAATGCTTTGTGTCACTACGCAGAAGACTGGGATACGACGAGCAGGAGACAAGGGTTATAGTGGAAGACGCGGCGCGTCGATACTCACAGCCCCATTAA